From Haloarcula sp. CBA1127, a single genomic window includes:
- a CDS encoding IMP cyclohydrolase — protein sequence MYVGRFVVVSPEVGAYRVSSRSFPNRQAVKRDGTVTVEPTPDAPETDNPYISYNGVRVTEHGAVVGNGSHVDPIAEKLELGYPARDAIAEPLLSLDFEKDDYDTPRVAGIVGVDSADPTTTADGPGAVIGTVRRDALLVKEVTEPTLVATYEENSPTAFDLAATDASEVAREMYDHEYEHAVCSAGVAGSAGEFDVAVYNGE from the coding sequence ATGTACGTTGGACGATTCGTCGTCGTCAGTCCCGAGGTCGGCGCGTACCGCGTCTCCTCGCGCTCGTTCCCCAACCGCCAGGCAGTCAAGCGCGACGGGACAGTGACCGTCGAACCGACGCCAGACGCGCCAGAGACGGACAACCCATACATCTCCTACAACGGGGTCCGGGTCACCGAGCACGGCGCAGTCGTCGGCAACGGCTCCCACGTCGACCCCATCGCCGAAAAGCTCGAACTGGGCTATCCGGCGCGGGACGCCATCGCGGAGCCGCTCCTCTCGCTCGACTTCGAGAAGGACGACTACGACACGCCGCGGGTCGCCGGTATCGTCGGTGTCGACTCGGCGGACCCGACGACGACCGCCGACGGGCCGGGCGCAGTCATCGGGACCGTCCGTCGGGACGCGCTGCTCGTCAAGGAAGTGACCGAGCCGACGCTGGTGGCGACCTACGAGGAGAACAGTCCAACAGCGTTCGATCTGGCCGCGACCGACGCCAGCGAGGTGGCCCGCGAGATGTACGACCACGAGTACGAGCACGCCGTCTGTTCGGCCGGCGTCGCGGGGTCTGCGGGCGAGTTCGACGTGGCAGTGTACAACGGGGAGTGA
- a CDS encoding YndJ family protein, protein MSDRAAGSRKPALDSVAQPSLGSIAVADLSAVLGAVVWLAMTATGELDAIERALALAPLVLVPLALRTAVTGAFEAPVSRLTTAAIWLQPVGALLLAVSLVVPSPAPLAVALATPWLAVTGLLGLAAFVRTRARGGLVFPETAIDAGFAYVSVGAVALLLAHLDLTLWFDRVIIRLTAVHFHYAGFVLPVAAGLTGRHLGDHSRGFHTVVSVILVGPALIAVGIAFSPLVEVVAVSLFTVAVAGFGVVVLRRVVPSCPRPQGALLGIAAVALPVSMTLALGYGVSTFTGRSLGLTISTMVALHGSLNAFGFGLCATLGWRLSVP, encoded by the coding sequence ATGAGCGACCGCGCCGCTGGGTCTCGGAAGCCAGCACTCGACAGCGTCGCCCAGCCGTCTCTCGGCAGCATCGCCGTTGCAGACCTGAGCGCGGTGCTTGGAGCGGTGGTCTGGCTGGCGATGACGGCCACTGGCGAACTGGACGCTATCGAACGGGCGCTCGCCCTCGCGCCGCTCGTGCTGGTCCCGCTCGCCCTCCGCACGGCGGTGACCGGGGCGTTCGAGGCACCTGTCAGTCGGCTCACGACCGCTGCCATCTGGCTCCAGCCGGTCGGTGCGCTCCTACTCGCGGTCTCGCTGGTCGTTCCGTCACCAGCACCGCTGGCCGTCGCGCTCGCAACGCCGTGGCTGGCTGTCACCGGTCTCCTCGGACTCGCGGCGTTCGTTCGGACCCGGGCTCGGGGCGGCCTAGTGTTCCCAGAGACCGCTATCGACGCTGGCTTCGCCTACGTCTCGGTTGGCGCGGTCGCGCTCCTGCTGGCCCATCTCGACCTGACGCTCTGGTTTGACCGCGTCATCATCCGACTGACAGCGGTCCACTTCCACTACGCCGGGTTCGTCCTCCCGGTCGCAGCAGGACTGACCGGCCGACACCTCGGTGACCACTCGCGGGGATTCCACACCGTTGTCAGTGTCATCCTCGTCGGCCCGGCGCTCATCGCGGTCGGTATCGCCTTCTCGCCGCTGGTGGAGGTCGTCGCAGTGAGCCTCTTTACCGTCGCCGTCGCGGGCTTCGGCGTTGTCGTCTTGCGCCGTGTCGTCCCCTCTTGTCCTCGACCACAGGGAGCCCTGCTCGGCATCGCGGCGGTCGCACTGCCGGTTTCAATGACGCTCGCGCTCGGCTACGGCGTATCGACGTTCACCGGCCGGTCGCTGGGGCTGACGATTTCGACGATGGTTGCGCTCCACGGCTCGCTCAACGCCTTCGGGTTCGGGCTGTGTGCGACGCTTGGCTGGCGGCTCTCGGTCCCCTGA
- a CDS encoding orotate phosphoribosyltransferase, whose protein sequence is MNYRSFDHLSADTQEWIVDLPDDLDLIVGIPRSGMLVSNLLSLHLNLPLTDIDGLREGRLLQTGERYDGKFDLSEFSTILVVDDTVYTGSEMTAAQSTIDGLDLSADVYYGAVYVDEGSERFVDTYAQTLPFPRVFEWNMMHHDFLVDSCVDLDGILCRDPTPEENDDGPKYREFISTVDPICVPSVKIGQIVTCRLEKYRSETAAWLDEHGIEYDELVMMQYPDKATRVAAGNHGEYKAEVYGSSDAKLFIESSHSQARTIAMQTNKPVYSKEQNRMLQQGYLTRVARNGRMSIEAVKSDPLRYVDQLRSDPVDFVKRASSVFL, encoded by the coding sequence ATGAATTACAGGAGTTTCGACCATCTCAGTGCTGACACGCAGGAGTGGATCGTCGATCTACCAGACGACCTGGATCTGATCGTCGGAATACCGAGAAGCGGGATGCTAGTGTCGAACTTACTTTCGCTGCATCTCAATCTCCCGCTGACAGATATCGACGGGTTGCGGGAGGGCAGGCTCCTACAGACGGGGGAACGGTACGACGGTAAGTTCGACCTCTCGGAGTTCTCGACGATACTCGTCGTCGACGACACCGTCTACACCGGCAGCGAAATGACCGCCGCGCAGTCGACGATCGACGGCCTGGATCTGTCCGCGGACGTGTACTACGGCGCTGTGTACGTTGACGAGGGCTCCGAGCGGTTCGTCGATACGTACGCCCAGACCCTGCCGTTCCCGAGAGTATTCGAGTGGAACATGATGCACCACGACTTCCTCGTGGACTCCTGTGTCGACCTTGACGGTATCCTCTGTCGTGACCCGACGCCCGAAGAGAACGACGACGGGCCGAAATACCGGGAGTTTATTTCCACTGTCGATCCGATCTGTGTCCCCTCGGTGAAAATCGGGCAGATCGTCACCTGCCGACTGGAGAAGTATCGCAGCGAGACCGCCGCCTGGCTCGACGAGCACGGAATCGAGTACGACGAACTGGTGATGATGCAGTACCCGGACAAGGCCACACGGGTCGCCGCGGGCAACCACGGCGAGTACAAGGCCGAGGTGTACGGGTCTTCGGACGCCAAGCTGTTCATCGAAAGCTCACACTCCCAGGCCCGAACAATCGCTATGCAGACCAACAAACCCGTCTACAGCAAGGAGCAAAACCGAATGCTCCAGCAGGGGTATCTGACCCGCGTCGCCAGAAACGGCCGGATGTCCATCGAGGCCGTCAAATCCGACCCGCTCAGGTACGTCGATCAGCTCAGGTCAGACCCAGTGGACTTCGTCAAGCGGGCCTCGTCGGTGTTTCTGTGA
- a CDS encoding inorganic phosphate transporter: MTTVVFWALVALATITGLVTAWTLGANSNSPPFAPAIGANAISTMRAAFLIGILAAMGALTQGGSISETVGAGLIDGATITSLAAVAGLLTATGFMAFGIYSGYPVPAAFATTGAMVGVGLSLGGQPVFDTYRRIAIFWLLVPPVSGSLAYLTATVLRRDDIPETVGVPLLASVVGGIVANVQLSIIPSPAGTDQGSLAGFAAMVAGTDIAAVAATLLIAAGSFYYIRLQTQASVDKGIKTFLVVLGSVVAFSSGGSQVGLATGPLENLYRAELGLPGFVLLALGAAGILGGAWMGAPRLLQATSREYAQLGVRRSIAALVPGFIIAQAAIALGIPISFNNIIISGVIGGGLAGGSAGVSRRKIGVTVGFWLITLVTSVVIGFGVYQVLEAALGSQV, from the coding sequence GTGACGACCGTCGTCTTCTGGGCGCTGGTCGCCCTCGCGACGATTACCGGTCTGGTGACAGCCTGGACGCTCGGTGCGAACAGCAACTCACCCCCATTCGCCCCGGCTATCGGTGCGAACGCCATTTCGACGATGCGCGCCGCCTTCCTGATCGGCATCCTCGCCGCGATGGGGGCACTGACCCAGGGCGGGAGCATTTCGGAAACGGTCGGTGCCGGCCTTATCGACGGCGCCACGATCACATCGCTCGCAGCCGTCGCCGGGCTGTTGACCGCGACCGGATTCATGGCGTTTGGCATCTACTCGGGCTACCCCGTGCCGGCGGCGTTCGCGACCACAGGCGCGATGGTCGGCGTCGGCCTCTCGCTCGGCGGGCAACCGGTGTTCGACACCTACCGCCGAATCGCCATATTCTGGCTGCTCGTCCCGCCTGTCTCGGGGAGCCTAGCCTATCTCACCGCGACAGTGTTGCGCCGGGACGATATCCCCGAGACAGTCGGCGTCCCGCTGCTCGCCAGCGTCGTCGGTGGCATCGTCGCCAACGTCCAGTTGAGCATCATCCCCTCGCCCGCCGGCACAGACCAGGGCTCGCTGGCCGGCTTTGCCGCGATGGTCGCCGGCACGGATATCGCCGCCGTCGCCGCGACGCTACTGATCGCGGCCGGGAGCTTCTACTACATCCGCCTGCAGACACAGGCCTCCGTCGATAAAGGTATCAAGACCTTTCTCGTTGTGCTCGGCAGCGTCGTCGCCTTCTCCAGCGGCGGGAGTCAGGTCGGCCTCGCAACCGGCCCGCTGGAGAACCTCTACCGCGCCGAACTCGGCCTGCCCGGGTTCGTATTGCTGGCGCTCGGTGCAGCGGGTATCCTCGGCGGCGCGTGGATGGGCGCACCCCGCCTGCTACAGGCGACCTCCCGCGAGTACGCGCAACTCGGCGTCCGCCGCTCCATCGCGGCGCTGGTCCCCGGCTTCATCATCGCGCAGGCCGCCATCGCGCTTGGCATCCCCATCTCGTTCAACAACATCATCATCTCCGGAGTCATCGGCGGCGGCCTGGCCGGCGGCTCCGCCGGCGTCTCTCGCCGGAAAATAGGCGTGACTGTCGGGTTCTGGCTCATCACGCTCGTCACCAGCGTCGTGATCGGCTTCGGCGTGTATCAGGTGCTGGAAGCGGCGCTCGGAAGCCAAGTCTGA
- a CDS encoding helix-turn-helix domain-containing protein — translation MSVNPSPDQFHELMVDDEPNLSDVMACVFGVQEHEVRTYQTLLETPASTVEELADELGRDRSNVNRSLSTLREKGLATRKRRLLDGGGHVYQYTATPLSEARELMHETLDEWTAAVHHRIDEFDASPNE, via the coding sequence ATGTCTGTCAACCCCTCTCCGGACCAGTTCCACGAGCTGATGGTCGACGACGAACCAAACCTCTCGGATGTGATGGCCTGTGTGTTCGGCGTTCAGGAACACGAGGTACGGACGTATCAGACATTGCTTGAGACACCAGCCAGTACTGTCGAGGAACTCGCTGACGAACTCGGCCGGGACCGCTCGAACGTCAACCGGTCGCTGTCGACGCTTCGCGAGAAGGGGCTTGCGACGCGGAAACGGCGGTTACTCGACGGTGGCGGCCACGTGTACCAGTACACCGCGACACCGCTGTCGGAGGCACGCGAACTGATGCACGAGACCCTCGACGAGTGGACTGCCGCAGTGCATCACCGTATCGACGAATTCGACGCTAGCCCCAACGAGTGA
- the thrC gene encoding threonine synthase: protein MVPTMADLQLTDDVPPAADDGVWLACIECGETFAPFDEIRYTCDHCDGLLEVRYDDLPTFDEFEGSGVWRYNAALPFEEGVTLPEGDTPLHEMPRLKDDIGVDALRVKHEGMNPTGSFKDRGMTVGVRVAQEVGVDRLACASTGNTSAALAAYGARGGMETLVLLPAGKVAAGKIAQASLHRARILEVDGNFDQCLDIVQDLAARGEAYLLNSLNPFRLEGQKTIGLEIMEEFYADNGEYPDRIVLPVGNAGNTAALYKCFRELVKAGAITEEQVPKLTGVQAEGAAPMVEAIENGYEDTRRWEEVETRATAIRIGNPVNAPKALPGIRETGGTAVAVSDEEITEAQRDVAGEGVGVEPASAASVAGLRKLRREGEIDSDESVVCLTTGHLLKDPEAAAEAGNEPEPVANSTEAVLDLIEEPSSVAQTVRRQVSKAADAPLVPALVASGLGVAYLYRKLRSKE from the coding sequence ATGGTCCCGACAATGGCTGACCTGCAACTCACCGACGACGTGCCGCCGGCTGCCGATGACGGCGTCTGGCTGGCCTGCATCGAGTGTGGTGAGACGTTTGCTCCCTTCGACGAGATTCGCTACACCTGCGACCACTGCGACGGCCTGCTTGAGGTCCGCTACGACGACCTGCCGACCTTCGACGAGTTCGAGGGGTCGGGCGTCTGGCGGTACAATGCCGCCCTGCCCTTCGAGGAGGGCGTCACGCTCCCCGAGGGTGACACGCCGCTACACGAGATGCCTCGCCTGAAAGACGACATCGGTGTCGACGCGCTCCGCGTGAAACACGAGGGGATGAACCCCACCGGCTCGTTCAAGGACCGCGGCATGACCGTCGGTGTCCGGGTCGCTCAGGAAGTCGGCGTCGACCGACTGGCCTGTGCCTCGACGGGCAACACGTCCGCGGCGCTTGCAGCCTACGGCGCTCGCGGCGGAATGGAGACGCTCGTTCTCCTGCCCGCCGGGAAGGTCGCGGCTGGCAAAATCGCACAGGCAAGCCTCCACCGGGCCCGGATTCTGGAGGTTGACGGCAACTTCGACCAGTGTCTCGACATCGTGCAGGACCTCGCCGCCCGCGGCGAGGCCTACCTGCTGAACTCGCTGAACCCTTTCCGTCTGGAGGGCCAGAAGACTATCGGGCTGGAGATCATGGAGGAGTTCTACGCCGACAACGGCGAGTATCCGGACCGCATCGTCCTGCCGGTCGGCAACGCTGGCAACACCGCGGCGCTGTACAAGTGCTTCCGCGAACTCGTCAAGGCCGGCGCGATAACCGAGGAGCAGGTGCCCAAACTCACCGGTGTGCAGGCCGAGGGGGCCGCCCCGATGGTCGAAGCCATCGAGAACGGATACGAGGACACCCGCCGCTGGGAGGAGGTCGAGACCCGCGCGACCGCCATCCGCATCGGCAATCCGGTCAACGCGCCGAAGGCGCTGCCGGGCATCCGGGAGACCGGCGGCACCGCCGTTGCCGTCTCGGACGAGGAAATCACCGAGGCACAGCGCGACGTCGCCGGGGAAGGCGTCGGCGTCGAACCGGCATCCGCCGCCTCCGTCGCCGGCCTCCGGAAACTCCGGCGCGAAGGCGAAATCGATAGCGACGAGTCGGTCGTCTGCCTGACCACGGGCCACCTGCTCAAAGACCCCGAAGCAGCCGCTGAGGCCGGGAACGAACCGGAGCCGGTCGCAAACAGCACCGAGGCCGTGCTGGACCTCATCGAGGAGCCATCGTCGGTCGCTCAGACGGTTCGGCGACAGGTATCGAAGGCCGCCGACGCGCCGCTGGTCCCGGCGCTGGTCGCCAGCGGTCTCGGTGTCGCGTATCTCTACCGCAAACTCCGCTCGAAGGAGTAA
- the fer gene encoding ferredoxin Fer — MESPFEVLGITPDADDGEIVDAYRERVKEAHPDQGGSTAEFQTVKDAYERLQNGYEPGDPLPDESPTAESGSETEEAPPEPDDPLVEFLNFEVLEDHGWALEDEDLFAKAADANLQSTDFGRFYVDPNDTLLEAAEKNGFAWPFACRGGACTNCAVAVVDGEMPSPASHILPPELTEKGIRLSCIAAPVSDDAKIVYNLKHLPEVSELLLPASRFEQASSTD, encoded by the coding sequence GTGGAGTCCCCATTTGAGGTCCTCGGAATTACGCCGGACGCGGACGACGGGGAGATCGTCGACGCGTACCGCGAGCGGGTGAAGGAAGCCCACCCGGATCAGGGCGGCTCGACGGCCGAGTTCCAGACGGTCAAAGACGCCTACGAGCGACTACAGAACGGCTACGAGCCCGGAGACCCGCTGCCGGACGAGTCACCGACGGCCGAATCCGGGTCCGAGACCGAGGAAGCCCCGCCAGAACCGGACGATCCGCTGGTGGAGTTTCTCAACTTCGAGGTGCTGGAGGACCACGGTTGGGCGCTCGAAGACGAGGATCTGTTCGCGAAAGCCGCCGACGCAAACCTGCAATCGACTGATTTCGGACGGTTCTACGTCGACCCGAACGACACGCTGCTGGAAGCGGCGGAGAAAAACGGCTTTGCGTGGCCCTTTGCCTGCCGCGGCGGCGCGTGTACGAACTGTGCGGTGGCAGTCGTCGACGGCGAGATGCCGTCGCCGGCGAGCCACATCCTCCCGCCCGAACTCACCGAGAAGGGCATTCGTCTGTCGTGTATCGCCGCACCGGTGTCTGACGACGCGAAGATCGTCTACAACCTGAAACACCTCCCCGAAGTCAGCGAATTACTGCTGCCTGCGAGCCGGTTCGAGCAGGCCTCCTCAACCGATTAA
- a CDS encoding aspartate kinase: MRVVAKFGGTSLGSGDRINRAADSIAAAVQQGHEVAVVASAMGNTTDELLDEINYDADSADRAEIVSMGERTSVRMLKGALAARGIDAVFLEPGSEDWPIITDEYGEVDVEETQKRAHALAGQLKDVVPVITGFLAEDYQGNVTTLGRGGSDTSAVMMGDYMDADEVVIVTDVEGVMTGDPRVVEGARNVGKISVDELRSLSFRGAEVVAPSALSYKSDDLGVRVVHYQHGDLLAGGTSIEGEFQNLIDLQEQPIACVTVAGRAIRNSPGILADLSGAIADEEINIEANSSGMDSLTFYVDEDDAEEAEALLHARIVDDETLSSVTVEDEIAVIRVTGGDPSQSALAHQVVAPLADAHIHLYDVITSATSVSVFVPWEDREQALSLVQDVF, encoded by the coding sequence ATGCGCGTAGTCGCTAAGTTCGGTGGGACGAGCCTCGGTAGCGGCGACCGCATCAACCGGGCCGCGGACTCGATTGCCGCGGCCGTCCAGCAGGGCCACGAGGTCGCAGTCGTCGCCTCGGCGATGGGCAACACGACCGACGAACTGCTCGACGAGATCAACTACGACGCCGACTCTGCGGACCGCGCCGAAATCGTCTCGATGGGCGAACGGACCTCTGTCCGGATGCTCAAAGGAGCACTCGCCGCCCGCGGTATCGATGCGGTCTTCCTTGAACCCGGCAGCGAGGACTGGCCGATCATCACCGACGAGTACGGCGAGGTCGACGTCGAGGAGACACAGAAGCGCGCCCACGCGCTGGCCGGCCAGCTCAAGGACGTCGTCCCGGTCATCACCGGCTTCCTCGCGGAGGACTACCAAGGCAACGTGACGACGCTTGGCCGTGGCGGCTCCGACACGAGCGCCGTGATGATGGGTGACTACATGGACGCCGACGAAGTCGTCATCGTCACCGACGTCGAAGGCGTCATGACTGGGGATCCGCGCGTCGTCGAAGGCGCTCGGAACGTCGGCAAAATCTCCGTCGACGAGCTTCGCTCGCTGTCGTTCCGCGGGGCCGAGGTGGTCGCGCCGTCGGCGCTGTCGTACAAGAGCGACGACCTCGGTGTCCGCGTCGTCCACTACCAGCACGGCGACTTGCTCGCCGGTGGCACGTCCATCGAAGGTGAGTTCCAGAACCTCATCGACCTGCAGGAACAGCCAATCGCCTGCGTGACCGTCGCCGGCCGCGCTATCCGGAACAGCCCGGGCATTCTCGCGGACCTGTCAGGCGCTATCGCTGACGAGGAGATCAACATCGAGGCCAACTCCTCGGGAATGGACTCGCTGACGTTCTACGTCGACGAAGACGACGCCGAGGAGGCCGAGGCGCTGCTTCACGCCCGTATCGTTGACGACGAGACCCTCTCGTCGGTCACCGTCGAAGACGAGATCGCCGTTATCCGCGTCACCGGCGGCGACCCGAGCCAGTCGGCGCTCGCCCATCAGGTCGTTGCACCGCTGGCCGACGCCCATATCCATCTCTACGACGTGATTACGTCCGCGACATCGGTCTCCGTGTTCGTCCCGTGGGAGGACCGCGAACAGGCCCTCTCACTCGTTCAGGACGTGTTCTAA
- a CDS encoding universal stress protein yields MTPTHVLVPLDGSPLADEALTYALETFDCRITVLNVVAPLDTGMSEGGLLEPDAERQAAADEQAKKLVDRASQQASEAGQQVETAVETGDPAETILDYVEAVDVDQVVMGGHGGTRNEIARRLLGTVATAVVSEAPVTVTVVR; encoded by the coding sequence ATGACACCGACACACGTCCTCGTCCCGCTGGACGGGTCACCGCTGGCTGACGAGGCGCTGACGTACGCGCTGGAGACGTTTGACTGCCGGATTACGGTCCTGAACGTCGTTGCGCCGCTCGATACGGGGATGAGCGAAGGCGGCTTACTCGAACCGGACGCGGAGCGCCAAGCGGCCGCCGACGAGCAGGCCAAGAAACTCGTCGACCGGGCGTCACAGCAGGCCAGCGAAGCCGGCCAACAGGTCGAAACAGCCGTCGAGACCGGTGACCCGGCCGAGACGATTCTGGACTACGTCGAGGCGGTCGACGTGGATCAGGTGGTGATGGGAGGCCACGGCGGGACGCGAAACGAGATTGCCCGGCGGTTGCTAGGGACCGTGGCGACAGCGGTCGTTAGCGAAGCGCCGGTGACGGTGACGGTCGTCCGGTAG
- a CDS encoding DUF4166 domain-containing protein, with protein sequence MTGVYERALGEAAADLHPKVRDRYSLAPDDGTVCVGRGEMDITRGTLVLPALYAMTTQNMLFPEAGEDVPFSVTTVAYTTDGGHEAMTTRRAFDFGDTTRLFDSLTVWDAEAERLLDFLGTHGRVASELHPRVEDGALVVAGGRQWARLGDRYVPLPGPLAADVEVRDRYDVDDERYHVTATVENDLVGHMLGYRGTFTQDQTASDGTPDDLRIVRGLDRLPPR encoded by the coding sequence GTGACGGGCGTCTACGAGCGGGCGCTGGGTGAGGCCGCGGCTGACCTCCATCCGAAGGTCCGCGACCGGTACAGCCTCGCTCCGGACGACGGGACGGTCTGTGTCGGCCGTGGCGAGATGGATATTACCCGTGGAACGCTGGTCCTGCCGGCGCTGTACGCGATGACGACCCAGAATATGCTGTTCCCCGAAGCCGGCGAGGACGTGCCGTTCTCGGTGACGACGGTGGCCTACACGACGGACGGCGGGCACGAGGCGATGACGACCCGCCGCGCGTTCGACTTCGGCGACACCACCCGTCTGTTCGATTCGCTGACCGTCTGGGACGCCGAGGCCGAGCGATTGCTCGATTTTCTGGGGACACACGGCCGGGTCGCCAGCGAACTCCACCCACGGGTCGAGGACGGCGCGCTCGTCGTCGCCGGCGGCCGACAGTGGGCTCGGCTCGGGGACCGCTATGTGCCCTTGCCGGGGCCGCTGGCCGCCGACGTTGAGGTGCGTGACCGCTACGACGTAGACGACGAACGCTACCACGTCACTGCCACCGTCGAGAACGACCTCGTGGGCCACATGCTCGGCTACCGCGGGACGTTCACGCAGGACCAGACTGCCAGCGACGGGACGCCTGATGACCTTCGAATCGTCCGCGGACTCGACCGACTCCCCCCGCGATGA
- a CDS encoding metallophosphoesterase, with translation MKLGILSDIHGNRVALAAVLADMPPVDGLVCAGDVVGYNPWHADCVDAMRGHTDALPADVPWPTEEVPTVMGNHDRAVAAETPFAFNGMAQAGVEHATEQLSDGQIEWLAALPDERRVCDERVKLVHGHPDDPDHYTYPEEFGPDLLGDEDVLVMGHTHHQHHEVYGDGIVMNPGSVGQPRDRDHRAAYAVLDLADLTVEEHRVAYDTSTVIDAVADADLPRQIGFRLTQGR, from the coding sequence ATGAAACTCGGCATACTCTCTGACATCCATGGCAATCGGGTGGCGCTCGCGGCGGTGCTTGCGGACATGCCGCCAGTTGACGGACTGGTCTGTGCCGGCGACGTGGTCGGCTACAACCCCTGGCACGCCGACTGTGTCGACGCGATGCGCGGACACACCGACGCGCTCCCTGCGGACGTTCCCTGGCCGACCGAAGAAGTGCCAACGGTGATGGGCAACCACGACAGAGCCGTCGCCGCCGAGACGCCGTTCGCGTTCAACGGGATGGCACAGGCCGGCGTCGAACACGCCACAGAACAGTTGTCCGACGGGCAGATCGAGTGGCTGGCGGCGCTGCCCGACGAGCGCCGCGTCTGTGACGAACGGGTGAAACTCGTTCACGGCCACCCCGACGACCCGGACCACTACACGTACCCCGAGGAGTTCGGCCCGGACCTGCTGGGCGACGAGGACGTGCTCGTGATGGGCCACACGCACCATCAGCACCACGAGGTGTACGGGGACGGCATCGTGATGAACCCCGGCAGCGTGGGCCAGCCCCGCGACAGGGACCACCGGGCCGCCTACGCCGTGCTCGACCTCGCGGACCTGACTGTCGAGGAGCACCGCGTGGCTTACGACACGAGTACGGTCATCGACGCGGTTGCCGACGCTGACCTGCCGCGGCAAATCGGCTTCCGGTTGACCCAGGGCCGGTAG